Part of the Faecalibacterium duncaniae genome, CGGTGGTGACCACGATGCCGATGGTGGAGTGATCCCGGATGACCTTGCGGGTACCGGTTTCAGCGGCAAGGTCAAAGGGGATCTCTTCCTCGAACCAGGGGCTTTTGACCATGCGGGGCTTCTCGTCCTCCTCGTGGCCCATAGCTCCCTCCACCATATATCCCACACAGTCGATGAGCCGGATGCGGCATTCCCCGCCGCCCTCCAGTTGGAGCGGCACTGCCTGCTCCGGGATGAACTTCGGCTCTGTGGTCATGATCGTTCGCCCTGCCGCCGACTGCGGCAGCTCATCCCGGGCCCGGAGCTTTGCGTCCGCCGGGCCGATGGCAGGCAGCACCAGCTGCTCCATAAACTGCTTGATGAGGGTGCTCTTGCCGGTACGCACCGGTCCCACCACGCCAATCAGGATCTCCCCGCCGGTGCGTGCCCCGATCTCCCGGCAGACAGTGGCTTCCAAACACTCCTGTTTTTCCAAATTGCTCTCTCCTCTCTCCCGTCCGCACCGGGCGGCAAGGCCGCACCTTCTGCGTCTGCTTCTCGGAAACAGTCTATTCGGACAGGCGGCGAGATATGAGCGGCACCTAGCGAAAAAGCGTCGGTTGACGGAAAAATCCCTCTGCGCTACAATAGAGAAAAATTGAGCAGAAAGGTGGAACGCAGATGGAATGGAAGGTTTATTTTGAGGACAATCCGGGCTGTTACCGCCCGCATCGGGGCCGCCCCGGGCAGGAAGTGTCCTGCGGGGCACACTCGGTGTGGGGCGGGCAGCATTTCATCATCCCGGCGATTTACCTTTGTGGAAAAGGGCTGGTTGTAGACATCTGCCGCCGGGTGGAGCGTGAAGCGATCGAAGCGCATTACCAGAAGTTGGCCGCTTATGAAGGGATGGATATTGACGAATGCCCGCCGGAAGTTGTCGAATTGGCCGAAGCCGAGGACCCGTTTGGTTCTTTTGACTATCTGCCAAGTGTAGCCATCAACGGCAAAACCGTGGAGTACAGCCGCGGTGCCGGGGAGTATTATAACCCCCTCCGCTCCGAAGAGGAGATCGTTTGCAGCGGTGAACAGGCCGCGCGGGACATCGTGAAGCACTACGGGCTTGACCCGGAACAGGGCTGGGATCTCCGGCAGTGGAGCTTTCCCTGGGCGACAAAGCGCAGGCCGGCCCACATCACCAGCCTGACACTGACCCTCACCCAGCGGGAACAGCCTGCCGAAGCGGTGCAGTTCACGGCAGCGCCCGGAAAGGTTGTGGAGTTTGCCCACCCCGTCACCGGTGTGCCCTGCGTGCTGACGGTCAAAGACCTGAAACCGGCCCGGCTGCCGGAGAATGACCTCCCCCACATGGGGCCGCCCATGGAATGGCCCCGGGAATTTGTGGAAATGACTTACACCCTGACCCCCGCCGTGACCACCGGCTGGGTGCAGGTGAACGACTGCGCCTCTAGTGATAAGCCCATCCGGAAAAGCGACGCACCCACGGAAGATGGAGCCATTGGCATCATCGGCGGGGCAGACGGCCCAACGGCGATCTTTGTGAGCGGAAAGCAGCAGGGTGATACCCGCACCGCCTGTTCCTCGCTCCACTTTGCGCCGGTGGAACCGAAAAATATCCGGTGGAAGGTGACCTACTACCAGAAGCAGCTCCCGGATGAAACTATAGCGCTCTTATAACGAAAAGACAGGCGGCACCAACCGAAGTTGGATGCCGCCTGTTTTACTGTTCAGATCAACTTGATGGCCACCGCCTCGCTGGTGCGGTCCTGGGCTTCGTTGGTATGCTCGGGGTCATCCAGCATATAGCGGAGCAGAAGCACCTCGCCCACATAAAGCACCGCCACCTTGATGGGGATGCTGCCGGAATCCAGTGGGCTCTCCTGCGCGCCGCACCGCAGCACCACATCTGCCATGGCTGCACCGGGCGAATCCTCATAATGGGTGAGCAGAATGATCTTTGCGCCGGATGCCTTGGCCGTGCGCAGCGTTTCCAGCATATCGCGGGTCGCGCCGGAATAGGAGATAAAGAGCACCACATCCTCCGGGCCCATCAGGCTGGCAGCCAGGATCTGAAGATGACTGTCCCCTGCGGTGCGGAACTTGTTGGACAGGCTGGAAAAGCGGGCGCAGATATCGTTGGCCAGCAGCATACTGCCGCCCTGACCCAGGCAGAACACCTGCCGTGCCGCACGCATCAGATCCACAGCCTGCTCCACGGCTTCGGGCGAAAGAGAATTCTGGGTGCCGTTGATGGCAGTGAGAAACAGGCCGCTGGCGTGCTCACACAGGCTGGCGGTGGTAGCGCCCGGCTCCGGCTCATGCTGGTTGACCAGCGCACCGGTGGCGTTGGCCTGCGCCAGCGAAATGCGCATCTCATGGTAGCCCTCAAAACCCAATGCCCGGCAGAAGCGGAACACCGTTGCCTCTGCTACCTTGCATTCCCGCGCAAGGGAGGAAATGGAAAGGTACTGTGCCTCGTCGGCATGGTGGACAAGGTAATCTGCCACAGCACGGCCGGATTTTGTCAGTTCGTCCTGCCTTTGCTGCAGCAGCTCCCAGAAGTTTGTGGTCGTAGACATGATGGTCTCCTTTTTCCTGCTCCGTTTCCCGCCGGAAGGGCCGGCCGCACACGCCAACACCATTGTCGGGAAGTTTTCCTTTAAGAAAAGTATAAAAGAATCCCTGCCGCTTGGCAAGAGGGGCTTTGACTACAAATTCGCGATCGTTTCTGTGCAGAGCGCCCAAATTCGCCGTATTAGTATGACTTATTTGTGAAAATCCTTTTCAATTTACCGGATTTTTCCCTCTTTTTTGAGTGAAAACTATTTTCACCAGCGAAAAGTGTAATTTTTCTACAATGGTTACAAAATAGCTACAACTTTCAAAATTTCCGTGAATCCTGCCCAAAAGGTCAGTTTTTTCGCTAAAATTGTGCGACATCCACAAGAAAATTCTTTCATTATTGGGCAGACAGCCGATAGACAAAATGAAAATATTTTTCTATAATAAGGCCAATAGAAGCGGTTCCCACACGAGGGCCGCAGAGCAGAATCGCACTACATCAATGAGTAAGGAGAAGTTTCTTATGAAAAACAGTATTTCTCGCCGCTCTTTCCTGAAGGCCGTGGGTGCCCTGAGTGCAGCCGGTGCACTGGCCGCATGCGGCGGCAGCTCCTCCAGCAGCACTGCTGCTTCCTCCACTGCAGCTTCTGCAGCGGCAAGCACCGCAGCTGGCGCAAACATCAAGCTGTGGACATACCCCATCGGCGGCTGGGGCAAGGACGAGACTGTGCAGGAGCTGATCTCCAGCTTCAACGCAAAATATCCCGACATCAAGGTCACTGTTGAGTACCTGGATTACACCAATGGTGATGACCAGGTCAACACCGCCATCGAGGGCGGCAGCGCACCCGACCTGATCATGGAAGGTCCCGAGCGTCTGGTTGCCAACTGGGGCAAGAAGGGCGTTATGGCTCCCCTGAACGACCTGTGGACCGACGATGCCAAGAAGGACATCTACGCTTCCGTTGAGTCCGCCTGCAGGAACGAAGCCGGCGACTACTATGAGTATCCCCTGTGCATGACCGCACACTGCATGGCCGTGAATATGACCAAGGTCAAGGAAGTGGGCGCAGACCAGTACATTGATACTGATAAGCACACCTGGAGCACCGACGGCTTCCTCAAGACCGTTGACGCACTGTACAATGGCGGTTATGAGAATGTTGCAGCCATTTACTGCAGCGGCCAGGGCGGCGACCAGGGCACCCGCGCGATCATCAACAACATGTACGGCGGCACCTTCACCGATGCTGAGCACACAAAGTACACTGCCGACTCCCCCGAGAACATCAAGGCCATCCAGACTCTGTACGATGCCAAGGGCGTGAACTTTGATGCTTCCATCAACGGCGGCGAGGAGATCACCCTGTTCCGCAACGGTACCCTGCAGATGGCATTCTGCTGGAACATTGCACAGCAGCTGAACTCCGACAACAACGATGCCGGCCTGACCAACAGCGGCGACGAGATCTTCCCCATGGCCTTCCCCACCGAGAGCGGCGATCCCAAGCTGTGCGGCGGCATCTGGGGCTTTGGCATCTTCGACAACGGCGATGAGGCCAAGATCGAGGCAGCCAAGACCTTTATCGACTTCATCGCTGCTGACCCCGATCAGGTTGGCGCAAGCGTTCTGGCTTCCACCTACTTCCCCGTTCGCGAGAGCGTTGGCGACATCTACGCCGGCAACGACATTATGAGCGAGTACACCAAGTTCATGGGCTTCCTGGGCGATTACTACCAGATCACCCCGGGCTGGGCAACTGCTCGTACCGAGTGGTGGAACATGCTGCAGCGCGTTGGCACCGGCGAGCCCGTTGAGCAGGCCGTTGCTACCTTTGTTGAGAACGCAAATGCTGCCGCTACTGCCGAGGCATAAGCGCACCACCTGAGTTTTTCATCGTAACGTTATAAACCTTGCCCCTTCCTCGATAATCCCGGCGAGGGAGGGGCATTCTTTTTGCAAGTTCCGTCGGGAGCCGGTCATTTTACCGGAGCTAAACGAAAGGTTTGGTGATTTTCTTGGCTGCTACCACCGTAAAAGTCAAAGAGCCAAAGCGCAGCCGCGCACTGGTCCGGCAGGAGACCATCGCATCTTATCTCTTCCTTCTGCCCAGCCTGATCTTCTTTCTGGGGTTCGTCATCTACCCCATGATCCTCTGCGTGGTCACGAGCTTCTTTGATTCCACCATGAACCGCGCCGATGTCTTTGTCGGCCTTGCAAACTACAAAGAGCTGTTCGCCGATAAGATCTTCCTGGGTGCTCTGAAGAACACCTTCATCATCGTCATCGTGTCGGTGCCTGTGACCTGCGCCTTCTCGCTGTGGGTCAGCTCCGCCATCGTGGATCTGCCCGAGTGGGCCACCAGCCTTTTCCGCTGCGTGTTCTACCTGCCTGTTGTCACCGGTTCCGTTGCCGTTACCGTTGTCTGGAAGTGGATGTACAACAATTACTACGGCATCTTCAACTATCTGGGCAAGACGCTGGGTCTGATCGACAAGAACATCAACTGGCTGGGCGATGAGCGGTTCGCTCTGGGCTGCATTATCCTCATCCTGCTGACCACCTCTGTGGGCCAGCCCATCGTTCTGTATGTTTCTGCCCTGGGCAACGTGGATCAATCCATCGTGGAGGCTGCCGAAGTGGACGGCGCGACCGATTTCCAGTGCTTCTGGAAGATCAAGTGGCCTGCCATCATGCCCACCACCCTGTACATCCTGGTCATCACCACCATCAACTCCTTCCAGTGCTTTGCGCTGATCCAGCTGCTGACTTCCGGCGGCCCCAACCACAGCACCGATACCATCATGTACTACATCTACTACACCGCATTCAAGCTGTACCGCTACGGCTACGGCAACGCCATGGGTGTTGTGCTTGCCATCATCATTGCCATCCTGTCTGCGATCCAGTTCAAGGCTGGCAACCAGAATAATTGAGGAGGTGCGTAACAATGAGTGCAACTGCTGCAACCGCAAAAAAGCAAAAGCCCTTGAAGCGTCACCCCAGCAAGCTCAAGCAGGCCAGCGCCTATACCATCCTGACCCTGATCCTGATCAGCATCGTGGCCGTGACCTTTGCCTTCCCGCTGTACTGGATCATCACCGGTTCCTTCAAAACCGGTGCAGCCATCAACTCCACCACCCCCGAGTGGTGGCCCCATGAGTGGGTGCTGACCAACTACCAGAAGCTGTTTGCCGGAAAGAGCGCTCCGCTGTGGCAGCTGGCCATCCCCTTCAGTGCACGCTTCAGTGCCGACGGCGATCCCATCTACTTCTCGGTCGGACCCACCGCTCCTGCTGCCCTGCGCTGGATGATCAACACCGTGTTCATGGCTGTTGTCTCCATGATCCTGACCTGCATCACCGCCGCCATGGCCGGTTATGCACTGGCCAAGAAGCGCTTTGTGGGCCGTCAGCTCCTGTTCACCCTGATCGTGTGCGCAATGGCTCTGCCCAAGCAGGTCATTCTGATTCCCCTGCTGCGTGAGATGAGTGCCCTGAACCTCTACAACACCATCTGGGCCGTCATCTTCCCCATTGTCGGCTGGCCATTCGGTGTGTTCCTGATGAAACAGTTCAGCGAGGGCATCCCCACAGAAATGCTGGAGGCCGCCCGCATTGACGGCGCAAGTGAAGCCAAGACCTTTATCAGCATCGTGCTGCCCATGGTCAAGCCGGGCATCGGTGCTCTGGCCATCTTCACCTTTATCAACAGCTGGAACGATTACTTCATGCAGTTGATCATGCTGTCCAGCACCAGCAACCTGACCATTTCTCTGGGCATTGCAAAGCTGCAGGCGGAAAACAGCACTGACTTCGGTCTGATCATGGCAGGTGCTGCACTGGCTGCTGTGCCTATCATCATCATCTTCCTCATCTTCCAGAAGTACTTCACCAAAGGCATCGCAATGGGTGCTGTTAAGGGCTAAAATCCCGACCGCCGCCTGCGGCGGGAACAGGGAGGGATTTTTGGCGCAGCGGTCAGCAGGATGCGAGGCCCGCCCAAGGGCCGAAGCAGACGCTGGGCACCGCAAGAGGGCGCTGATCCCGTTGACCGAACGAAAAGCGTTGGAGCTTGATGTTCAGGAAGCAATTTTTGGCGCAGCGGTCTGCAAGACGCAAGGCCCGCACCAAGGGCGAAGCGGATGCAGGGCACCGCAAGAGGGCGCTGATGCAGTGAACAGAACAAATAAGCATATAGGAGCTTAAGGAGACAAACCATGAAAGATATCACTAAGTACCAGGGCGTTATCCCCGCTTTCTACGCCTGCTACGACGCAGAGGGCAATATTTCCACTGAGGGTGTCAAGGCCCTCACCCGCCACCTGATCGCCAAGGGCGTTAAGGGCGTGTATGTCGGCGGTTCCTCCGGTGAGTGCATCTACCAGCATGTGGACGAGCGCAAGGCCGTGCTGGAGGCAGTGATGAGCGAAGCCAAAGGCAAGCTGACCGTCATTGCACATGTTGGCTGCAACAACACCGCCGACAGTGTGGAGCTGGCCCGCCATGCCGAGAGCGTGGGTGTGGATGCCATCGCCTCCATCCCCCCCATCTACTTCCACCTGCCCGAGTATGCCATTGCAAAATACTGGAATGACATGTCCGCTGCTGCTCCCAATACCGAATTCGTCATCTACAACATTCCCCAGCTGGCTGGCACCGGCCTGACCATGAGCCTGCTGAAGGAGATGCTCAAGAACCCCAACGTGGTGGCTGTCAAGAACAGCTCCATGCCCACCCAGGACATCCAGATGTTCAAGGATGCCGGTATCGCTGCCCGCGGCGAAGGCAACTTTGTGGTCTTTAACGGCCCCGATGAGCAGTTTGTCTCCGGTCGCGTCATCGGCGCAGACGGCGGCATCGGCGGCACCTACGCCGTGATGCCTGAGCTGTATCTGGCCATGAACGAGCATATCAACAAGGGCGAGGTCAAGGAAGCACAGGCCCTCCAGTATGAGGCCGACCGCATCATCTACAAGATGTGTGAGGCCCACGGCAACCTGTACGCCGTGCAGAAAGAGATCCTGCGCCGGATGTACGGTCTGGAGCTGGGCGGCGTGCGTGAGCCCATGCCCAGCCTGATCCCCGAGGATGAGGCCATCGTGGCCGAAGCACAGGCCATGATCGAAGCCGCCATCGCAAAACTGTAAGCTGAACAAGCGCCCCCTCTCCGTCTCTTTTCAGAGGGGAGGCGGGCGCTTCTTTTTTGGAGGGAAAGCGTATGATCTGCGATACCCTGGATCAACTGCATCTGTACAAGGGGTTCCACAAAAACCTCGACACGGCCATTGAGTTTCTGGCCGCACACCAGCTGGATACCCTGCCGCTGGGACGTACCGAAGTGGACGGCGATGAGGTGTTCATCAATGTGATGGATGCCGATCTCAAACCCCACACCGGTTCCCACGCCGAATATCACCGGCTCTACGCCGATCTGCAGATCGACCTGACCGGCGGCGAGGGTTGGGGCTACGAGACCGCCCCCGGCACCGAGGTGGAGCCCTACCAGCCGGATATCGGCAAAAAGGACAGCGAGGATGCCGTTTTCGGCGCTCTGGGCGAGGGGCGGTTCGTCCTCTTCTTCCCCGGTGAACTGCACCGCCCCGGCGTGGAAATGCCCGGCTGCGATCGTGTCCGCAAAGCTGTTGTCAAGATTAAGATGGAGGATAAGTATCATGGATAAGGAAAAACTGTTTGCTCAGATCAAGGGCGGGCTGATCGTCTCCTGCCAGGCATTGGAGCACGAGCCCCTGTACACCAAGGAGGGCGGCGTGATGCCCCTGATGGCCAAGGCTGCCGCCATGAGCGGCGCGGTGGGCATCCGTGCCAACACCGTGCGGGACATCACCCAGATCAAGGAGGTCGTGGACCTGCCCGTGATCGGCATCATCAAAAAGGACTACCCCGGCACCCCCATGTACATCACTGTGACCATGAAGGAAGTGGACGAGCTGGTGGCCTGCGGCGTGGATATTCTGGCGGTGCAGGGCACGGGAGCTCTCCGCCCGGACGGTTCCACCTCCGCTGAATTCATCCGCGCCATCAAGGCAAAGTACCCGGATCAGCTGGTGATGGCCGACTGCGACAACTTTGAGAACGCCATGGCCTGTGCCGAGGCCGGTGCCGACTTTGTGGGCACCACCATGCGCGGCTACACCCCTGAGACCCAGGGCATTGACGACATCGATTTTGATTTCGTCCACAAGCTGGCCACCGAGTGCCCCGCCAAAGTCATTGCCGAGGGCCACATCCACTACCCCGAACAGGCCGTCAAGGCACTGGAAGCCGGTGCTTTTGCACTGGTGGTGGGCGGTGCCATCACCCGCCCTGCCGAGATCACGGCCCGCTTCACCGGTGCCATCAACGCCATGAACAAGTAAAACGGAGACACCGAGATGAAACAGTATCTTGCGATCGATATCGGCGGCACTGCCGTCAAGCTGGGCATCGTGGATGAGACCGGCGCGGTAGGCCCCAAGGCCGAAGAAAGTGTCAACTTTGACGGCTACCAGACCCCGGTGCTGGCCACCGTGCTCAAAGCCGCCAGAGCCTTTGTGGAGACCCAGAACATCGACGTGAACACGCTGGAAGGCGTAGGCGTTTCGGCCACCGGCCAGATCGACAGCCGCAAAGGCATCGTGGCCGGTACCTGCGGCAACTTTCCCAACTACATCAACAGCCCCATCCAGGCCGAACTGGAACGGCTCTTCGGCCTACCCGTCACCGTTGCCAACGATGCCAACTGCATGACGCTGGGCGAGGTCTGGGTCGGCGGCGCAAAGGGTTATACCGATGTCATCGGTGTGACCCTGGGCACCGGCGTGGGCGGCGGCATCCTGACCGGCGGCCGCCTTTTGGAGGGTGCCCGCGGACTGGGCGGTGAGCTGGGCCACTACCGCACCCATGCACTGGACGGTATCCCCTGCACCTGCGGTGCCACCGGCTGCTGGGAGCGCTACGCCGCCACCACGGCTCTGGTACGGGCCGCACAGGAAAAGGACCCGGCCTGGAAAGACGGCCGCGCCATTTTTGCTGCCGCAGAGGCTGGCAACGAGACCGTTCTGGCCCTGCTGGATGCCTGGACAGATGAGATCGCACAGGGCCTTGCAGGCATGGTGCACATCTTCAACCCGCAGCTCATTCTCATCGGCGGCGGCGTGAGTGCCCAGCAGAAGCTGCTCATCGAGCCCATTGCTGCCAAAGTCAGGGCCTCCGTTATGCCCGCCTTTGCCGAAGGGCTGGAGATCCGCGCCGCCCAGCTGCACAATGATGCCGGTATGGTAGGCGCAGTCTATTACTTCCGCCAGCAGCACGGCGAAACCTGATCATCTGAACGATCAAAGGAGTGTATTGAGATGAAAACACATATTCTCTGCCTGGGCGATTCCAACACCCACGGTTATTGTGCCGACCCCAAGGATAACGCCGACGGCGGCATCCGCTTCAACGAGGACGAGCGGTGGACCTGCCGCCTGCAGACTGCTCTGGGCGACAAGTATCTGGTAACCGAAGAGGGCCTTTCCGGCCGCACCA contains:
- a CDS encoding MurR/RpiR family transcriptional regulator; translated protein: MSTTTNFWELLQQRQDELTKSGRAVADYLVHHADEAQYLSISSLARECKVAEATVFRFCRALGFEGYHEMRISLAQANATGALVNQHEPEPGATTASLCEHASGLFLTAINGTQNSLSPEAVEQAVDLMRAARQVFCLGQGGSMLLANDICARFSSLSNKFRTAGDSHLQILAASLMGPEDVVLFISYSGATRDMLETLRTAKASGAKIILLTHYEDSPGAAMADVVLRCGAQESPLDSGSIPIKVAVLYVGEVLLLRYMLDDPEHTNEAQDRTSEAVAIKLI
- a CDS encoding ABC transporter substrate-binding protein — encoded protein: MKNSISRRSFLKAVGALSAAGALAACGGSSSSSTAASSTAASAAASTAAGANIKLWTYPIGGWGKDETVQELISSFNAKYPDIKVTVEYLDYTNGDDQVNTAIEGGSAPDLIMEGPERLVANWGKKGVMAPLNDLWTDDAKKDIYASVESACRNEAGDYYEYPLCMTAHCMAVNMTKVKEVGADQYIDTDKHTWSTDGFLKTVDALYNGGYENVAAIYCSGQGGDQGTRAIINNMYGGTFTDAEHTKYTADSPENIKAIQTLYDAKGVNFDASINGGEEITLFRNGTLQMAFCWNIAQQLNSDNNDAGLTNSGDEIFPMAFPTESGDPKLCGGIWGFGIFDNGDEAKIEAAKTFIDFIAADPDQVGASVLASTYFPVRESVGDIYAGNDIMSEYTKFMGFLGDYYQITPGWATARTEWWNMLQRVGTGEPVEQAVATFVENANAAATAEA
- a CDS encoding carbohydrate ABC transporter permease, which produces MIFLAATTVKVKEPKRSRALVRQETIASYLFLLPSLIFFLGFVIYPMILCVVTSFFDSTMNRADVFVGLANYKELFADKIFLGALKNTFIIVIVSVPVTCAFSLWVSSAIVDLPEWATSLFRCVFYLPVVTGSVAVTVVWKWMYNNYYGIFNYLGKTLGLIDKNINWLGDERFALGCIILILLTTSVGQPIVLYVSALGNVDQSIVEAAEVDGATDFQCFWKIKWPAIMPTTLYILVITTINSFQCFALIQLLTSGGPNHSTDTIMYYIYYTAFKLYRYGYGNAMGVVLAIIIAILSAIQFKAGNQNN
- a CDS encoding carbohydrate ABC transporter permease encodes the protein MSATAATAKKQKPLKRHPSKLKQASAYTILTLILISIVAVTFAFPLYWIITGSFKTGAAINSTTPEWWPHEWVLTNYQKLFAGKSAPLWQLAIPFSARFSADGDPIYFSVGPTAPAALRWMINTVFMAVVSMILTCITAAMAGYALAKKRFVGRQLLFTLIVCAMALPKQVILIPLLREMSALNLYNTIWAVIFPIVGWPFGVFLMKQFSEGIPTEMLEAARIDGASEAKTFISIVLPMVKPGIGALAIFTFINSWNDYFMQLIMLSSTSNLTISLGIAKLQAENSTDFGLIMAGAALAAVPIIIIFLIFQKYFTKGIAMGAVKG
- a CDS encoding dihydrodipicolinate synthase family protein, which produces MKDITKYQGVIPAFYACYDAEGNISTEGVKALTRHLIAKGVKGVYVGGSSGECIYQHVDERKAVLEAVMSEAKGKLTVIAHVGCNNTADSVELARHAESVGVDAIASIPPIYFHLPEYAIAKYWNDMSAAAPNTEFVIYNIPQLAGTGLTMSLLKEMLKNPNVVAVKNSSMPTQDIQMFKDAGIAARGEGNFVVFNGPDEQFVSGRVIGADGGIGGTYAVMPELYLAMNEHINKGEVKEAQALQYEADRIIYKMCEAHGNLYAVQKEILRRMYGLELGGVREPMPSLIPEDEAIVAEAQAMIEAAIAKL
- a CDS encoding YhcH/YjgK/YiaL family protein; protein product: MICDTLDQLHLYKGFHKNLDTAIEFLAAHQLDTLPLGRTEVDGDEVFINVMDADLKPHTGSHAEYHRLYADLQIDLTGGEGWGYETAPGTEVEPYQPDIGKKDSEDAVFGALGEGRFVLFFPGELHRPGVEMPGCDRVRKAVVKIKMEDKYHG
- a CDS encoding N-acetylmannosamine-6-phosphate 2-epimerase, translating into MDKEKLFAQIKGGLIVSCQALEHEPLYTKEGGVMPLMAKAAAMSGAVGIRANTVRDITQIKEVVDLPVIGIIKKDYPGTPMYITVTMKEVDELVACGVDILAVQGTGALRPDGSTSAEFIRAIKAKYPDQLVMADCDNFENAMACAEAGADFVGTTMRGYTPETQGIDDIDFDFVHKLATECPAKVIAEGHIHYPEQAVKALEAGAFALVVGGAITRPAEITARFTGAINAMNK
- a CDS encoding ROK family protein is translated as MKQYLAIDIGGTAVKLGIVDETGAVGPKAEESVNFDGYQTPVLATVLKAARAFVETQNIDVNTLEGVGVSATGQIDSRKGIVAGTCGNFPNYINSPIQAELERLFGLPVTVANDANCMTLGEVWVGGAKGYTDVIGVTLGTGVGGGILTGGRLLEGARGLGGELGHYRTHALDGIPCTCGATGCWERYAATTALVRAAQEKDPAWKDGRAIFAAAEAGNETVLALLDAWTDEIAQGLAGMVHIFNPQLILIGGGVSAQQKLLIEPIAAKVRASVMPAFAEGLEIRAAQLHNDAGMVGAVYYFRQQHGET